The following are from one region of the Entelurus aequoreus isolate RoL-2023_Sb linkage group LG17, RoL_Eaeq_v1.1, whole genome shotgun sequence genome:
- the mfsd14bb gene encoding hippocampus abundant transcript 1 protein isoform X2 produces MIPLGKAASESSSDIMLGRSAGKGGAKVLHAVVVIFLEFFAWGLLTTPMLTVLHETFPQHTFLMNGLVQGVKGFLSFLSAPLIGALSDIWGRKSFLLLTVFFTCAPIPFMRISPWWYFALISVSGIFAVTFSVVFAYVADVTDEQQRSTAYGLVSATFAASLVTSPAIGAYLSDKYGDSLVVLVATVISVADIAFVFLAVPESLPDKMRLTSWGFPISWEQADPFASLRRVGKDSTVLLICVTVFLSYLPEAGQYSSFFLYLRQVINFSPAAIAAYIAMVGVLSIIAQTLLLSVLMRTIGNKNTVLLGLGFQLFQLAWYAFGSEPWMMWAAGTVAAMSSITFPAVSALVSHSAAPDQQGVVQGMITGIRGLCNGLGPALYGFIFFLFNVELSDVQPATARPSQHVQKSSVPGPPFLFGACAVVFALIVAAFIPERPPPGDIKTCSARKSSSTPAAYAQDAGPLATPTSDAEDIEPLLQDSSL; encoded by the exons ATGATCCCGCTGGGCAAGGCAGCGAGCGAGTCCAGCAGCGACATCATGTTGGGCCGCAGCGCG GGGAAGGGCGGGGCCAAGGTGTTGCATGCCGTGGTGGTCATCTTCCTGGAGTTCTTCGCCTGGGGACTGCTGACCACGCCCATGTTGACT GTCCTCCACGAGACGTTCCCTCAGCACACCTTCCTGATGAACGGACTCGTCCAAGGCGTCAAG GGCTTCCTGTCCTTCCTGTCGGCGCCTCTGATTGGCGCGCTGTCGGACATCTGGGGCAGGAAGTCCTTCCTCCTCCTCACAGTCTTCTTCACGTGCGCGCCCATCCCCTTCATGAGGATCAGCCCCTG GTGGTACTTTGCTCTCATCTCCGTGTCAGGAATCTTCGCCGTGACCTTCTCGGTGGTGTTCGCCTACGTGGCTGATGTCACCGACGAGCAGCAGAGGAGCACCGCGTATGGCTTG GTGTCCGCCACGTTCGCCGCCAGCCTGGTGACCAGCCCGGCCATCGGGGCGTACCTGTCGGACAAGTACGGTGACAGCCTGGTGGTCCTGGTCGCCACGGTGATCTCGGTGGCCGACATCGCCTTCGTCTTCCTGGCGGTGCCCGAGTCGCTGCCCGACAAGATGCGTCTGACGTCCTGGGGGTTTCCCATTTCCTGGGAGCAGGCCGACCCCTTCGCC TCTCTGCGCCGCGTGGGGAAAGACTCCACCGTGCTGCTCATCTGCGTCACCGTCTTCCTGTCCTACCTGCCGGAGGCGGGACAGTACTCCAGCTTCTTCCTCTACCTCAGACAG GTCATCAACTTCTCTCCCGCTGCCATCGCCGCCTACATCGCCATGGTGGGCGTCCTGTCCATCATCGCTCAG ACGCTGCTCCTCAGCGTGCTGATGAGGACCATCGGCAACAAGAACACGGTTCTCCTCGGTCTGGGCTTCCAGCTGTTCCAGTTGGCCTGGTACGCCTTCGGATCTGAGCCCTG GATGATGTGGGCGGCGGGAACGGTGGCGGCCATGTCATCCATCACATTCCCAGCAGTCTCCGCCCTCGTGTCACACAGCGCCGCCCCCGACCAGCAAg gtgtGGTTCAGGGCATGATCACAGGGATCCGTGGTCTGTGTAATGGTTTGGGTCCTGCACTTTACGGCTTCATCTTTTTCTTGTTTAACGTGGAACTCAGTGACGTGCAGCCGGCGACCGCCAGACCCAGCCAGCACGTGCAg AAATCCAGCGTTCCCGGGCCGCCCTTCCTCTTCGGAGCGTGCGCGGTGGTCTTCGCCCTCATCGTGGCCGCCTTCATCCCCGAGCGCCCGCCGCCGGGCGACATCAAGACCTGCTCGGCCAGGAAGTCCAGCAGCACGCCCGCCGCCTACGCTCAGGACGCCGGCCCTCTGGCCACGCCCACCAGCGACGCGGAGGACATTGAGCCGCTCTTGCAGGACAGCAGCTTGTGA
- the mfsd14bb gene encoding hippocampus abundant transcript 1 protein isoform X1, translating to MIPLGKAASESSSDIMLGRSAQGKGGAKVLHAVVVIFLEFFAWGLLTTPMLTVLHETFPQHTFLMNGLVQGVKGFLSFLSAPLIGALSDIWGRKSFLLLTVFFTCAPIPFMRISPWWYFALISVSGIFAVTFSVVFAYVADVTDEQQRSTAYGLVSATFAASLVTSPAIGAYLSDKYGDSLVVLVATVISVADIAFVFLAVPESLPDKMRLTSWGFPISWEQADPFASLRRVGKDSTVLLICVTVFLSYLPEAGQYSSFFLYLRQVINFSPAAIAAYIAMVGVLSIIAQTLLLSVLMRTIGNKNTVLLGLGFQLFQLAWYAFGSEPWMMWAAGTVAAMSSITFPAVSALVSHSAAPDQQGVVQGMITGIRGLCNGLGPALYGFIFFLFNVELSDVQPATARPSQHVQKSSVPGPPFLFGACAVVFALIVAAFIPERPPPGDIKTCSARKSSSTPAAYAQDAGPLATPTSDAEDIEPLLQDSSL from the exons ATGATCCCGCTGGGCAAGGCAGCGAGCGAGTCCAGCAGCGACATCATGTTGGGCCGCAGCGCG CAGGGGAAGGGCGGGGCCAAGGTGTTGCATGCCGTGGTGGTCATCTTCCTGGAGTTCTTCGCCTGGGGACTGCTGACCACGCCCATGTTGACT GTCCTCCACGAGACGTTCCCTCAGCACACCTTCCTGATGAACGGACTCGTCCAAGGCGTCAAG GGCTTCCTGTCCTTCCTGTCGGCGCCTCTGATTGGCGCGCTGTCGGACATCTGGGGCAGGAAGTCCTTCCTCCTCCTCACAGTCTTCTTCACGTGCGCGCCCATCCCCTTCATGAGGATCAGCCCCTG GTGGTACTTTGCTCTCATCTCCGTGTCAGGAATCTTCGCCGTGACCTTCTCGGTGGTGTTCGCCTACGTGGCTGATGTCACCGACGAGCAGCAGAGGAGCACCGCGTATGGCTTG GTGTCCGCCACGTTCGCCGCCAGCCTGGTGACCAGCCCGGCCATCGGGGCGTACCTGTCGGACAAGTACGGTGACAGCCTGGTGGTCCTGGTCGCCACGGTGATCTCGGTGGCCGACATCGCCTTCGTCTTCCTGGCGGTGCCCGAGTCGCTGCCCGACAAGATGCGTCTGACGTCCTGGGGGTTTCCCATTTCCTGGGAGCAGGCCGACCCCTTCGCC TCTCTGCGCCGCGTGGGGAAAGACTCCACCGTGCTGCTCATCTGCGTCACCGTCTTCCTGTCCTACCTGCCGGAGGCGGGACAGTACTCCAGCTTCTTCCTCTACCTCAGACAG GTCATCAACTTCTCTCCCGCTGCCATCGCCGCCTACATCGCCATGGTGGGCGTCCTGTCCATCATCGCTCAG ACGCTGCTCCTCAGCGTGCTGATGAGGACCATCGGCAACAAGAACACGGTTCTCCTCGGTCTGGGCTTCCAGCTGTTCCAGTTGGCCTGGTACGCCTTCGGATCTGAGCCCTG GATGATGTGGGCGGCGGGAACGGTGGCGGCCATGTCATCCATCACATTCCCAGCAGTCTCCGCCCTCGTGTCACACAGCGCCGCCCCCGACCAGCAAg gtgtGGTTCAGGGCATGATCACAGGGATCCGTGGTCTGTGTAATGGTTTGGGTCCTGCACTTTACGGCTTCATCTTTTTCTTGTTTAACGTGGAACTCAGTGACGTGCAGCCGGCGACCGCCAGACCCAGCCAGCACGTGCAg AAATCCAGCGTTCCCGGGCCGCCCTTCCTCTTCGGAGCGTGCGCGGTGGTCTTCGCCCTCATCGTGGCCGCCTTCATCCCCGAGCGCCCGCCGCCGGGCGACATCAAGACCTGCTCGGCCAGGAAGTCCAGCAGCACGCCCGCCGCCTACGCTCAGGACGCCGGCCCTCTGGCCACGCCCACCAGCGACGCGGAGGACATTGAGCCGCTCTTGCAGGACAGCAGCTTGTGA